The Lytechinus variegatus isolate NC3 chromosome 1, Lvar_3.0, whole genome shotgun sequence nucleotide sequence AAAATCTGTGTAcaaaaatggagagttgtccaaaAACCAGCCATTTGAGGTGTGGTTGACAACTGTACGGAATATGATGTTGACGATTGTGGCGGAAGAAATAGCAAAATAACTGGTAAAAGATCAGTTGTCACACCATGGAGAAAAATGGAATCTATGACTGACAGTTTGATAATCCCTATAGAAAGTGTTCCAAGACTTTTTAAACTCTCTTATTTGATACCCTATTTAAATGAAACTTATATCAAATTGCTCCTCTGATCATacttattttactctttccagtAAGATTGACTCTCtccttgaattttattttcattttaagcaATCCTTCCTGAACACATGGGCGGTCATCATGGTCACAGTAGTTAGGAGTCCAAAATACAATGAGATTTGAAAACAATCAAGAaaccaaataacaaaattattgatgaCTTAAGAAAATGAttggaaaataacagaaatgaaTTATATTGGTCCTTGGTTTACTATTTCGAAATGTCATTGACTTTGGCCCTAATTACCACACATAAACTAGATATAGACCATTCGGCAttaactttaaaggtcaagttcacctcagaaaaatgttgatttgaaccaaaagagaaaaaacagaCAAGcatggaaatttcatcaaaatcggatgtaaaataagaaagttatgacattttaaagtttagctcaTTTTTCACGaaatagttaaatgaacgagtcggttacatgcaaatgagagagtcaatgatgtcactcactcactatttcttttgttttttattgtttgacttatacaatatttcaatttttacggatttgacaataaggacaagCTTGagtgaaccataaaatgttaaacaatgatagttccacgtgttcagggagaaataaaactttgttccacaggacaatggggagaaaattagaatattttgtatttcatataataaaatgcaaaagcaatagtgagtgatgtcatcagttccctcgtttgcataccaaccgagatgtgcatctaactgttttttaaatgaagcgaaactttaaaatgttataactctctcattttctatccgattttgatgaaattttcagcgttatgcttgttggatttttctctttttattcaaatcaagttttcgttggggtggacttgtcctttaacttttcAAGTTTATTAAAACAATCTATTGACTTCATGCAGTCGCACTTTTGCATTACTATTCACTTTGGTGATGggacattattatcatcaaacgTTTATTAACGATGACCTTGCATGCCACATTTAAGAAAGAAGGCCATGAATCTcactttcaaatttgttttactcAGTGAAATGCCAGCAATGTTTCCCTCATTAAGTCTATCAGCACTTTTTCATCTACTTAAAAATAAGAtagttttgctgattttttttttttggggggggttctaTTTTGTCCTGTATAAATatgttgaataaataaacaataaatatttgttcCATGTTCGAAGTACTGAAAGTAATGTTCAATATATCGTATATCACACCGACACAATTATGCTTTTTGTATCTTCATGTTTATTCGAAAGCAGACATTCCATATTTGTTTATCACATATACCCATACAACTGTCCTTATCATGTTTTAAATGTGAGACCGGAAGAGTGCAAATTTGAAAGGTATGGGAAATATTACATGTAGCCTATGCTGCAGTGCATTTTGTCAGCCTGCTATCTGTATGATAACCTTGACTAGAGAAAAATCATAACAATTGTGTGGGTGCAGTGTATTTATATGCTTTGCTGCATGAAACATGCATATGAGTATCTGGATGTAGATCTTGAAATACGAATGGCTAACACAGGGGCCCTGGAACGGAAGGAGCAACCCCACCCTTTGTAATAAATGTGTACAAAGAATGTAAATTACAATTTGTCATCTGAAGTGTAAATTGTCCCAAAGCCCCTGTAATATTCAACAAAGAACAAAGCAATAGGATAACTAAAAATACTGCCGATTTTATTTCAGTTGCGTCACAAAGGTTCTAGGCAATTGGGACAATGGCATTTATTTctaggacccccccccctctctgtctctctctctctttatctccaTTCCTTTGTTATTAAATTCTTATTGgatatcaaattcattttgGATTTGCCTGGCAATTCAAAGATCTTGGTTCCACACTGACCATTACAAATCCTCATTTTGTCCTGAGTGTGTTAGTTGTGCCGTGACTTGGAAATACTACTTCAAGTGAATACACTACCAGTGCAGTCAAGGTTCTTTGGTTCGTTGTTGGCTGGTGCCTGTTGTAGCCGGAGAACAATGGTTTCAGTCCTctgaatctattgttctctggtTTTCGACGGGTGATAGCGGGCTGAGGAATTGTAACTGGTATTGTAAGAAGCATATGTTATTGTATTTGtcgtatttaaaaaaatatattgtgcGATATGACATGAATTTTGTTGATgcaaaaactatattttgatatttttatggaCAACAAAGTACCTTAATTTaggagaaaaagaacaaaaattaaCGCTCAccaaatgattttgaatttattgCAATTGATCATTTGAATTCACACAATCtacatatttaattttcatgaatgaaatcTGAGTAGGAAAGTGTGCATTTATATCATAATCACGATATGTCACATGGCCAAATTAAAACGTTTCATCGTTTTCCAAATCACACAGAATGttgatttattcaaaatcaaatgcaCATGTTTGAACAGCAACCAGAAAGTAGCCTAAAGAGAAATGATTAGAATGCTATTCCCCATAGTGAAAAACAGGGcctaattttcaaaatgagttaATTTGGGGGGCTTAGTACGTTTCCTTTTTAGGGAGTCGAAATAATTTTGGACActacagatttttttaaatcccctCAAATAATATTGGATGAATTATCTGatcacaaaatattaccgatCTCTTCTAATAAATGCAATGGTAACATTTAACAAACTATTATTACTAATTTGGGGCCCTTTATTTCTTGCATTCATCGTGAAAGCAGTATTCAAAGACGGCATAAATACACTTTTTATCTTGCTCAAtctttcattaaaaacaaaaagctGTTAACTATATTTCTCTAACTGTATTTAGAATGGAgaattatcagaaaaaataaaatttaaaaaaaacctttacaACATAACTCTCCTTAAAATATTCTGACTCCTCGGCTCCTTCATACACAACCTTTAAACACGCATCTTCCCTGTTTTCTATCTGTCGTCTCTTTCACATTCTGCCTGTTAAATTTCATATCGTGTTATCGCTGGTGTCAATGCCGTCAAAAGCGTAGTATAAAGGGTTagcattgtattgtatttattcaagaaaaaaataactaagCTTCAACAAAGTTTTAGAATTTCTTTTCGTTCTTCCAATATACATTATCTGTCTCCCTTCCTCCCccgctctccccccccccttcctcggTTCTCTATGATACCACCTGTGGCGGCCAATGCTCGCCATGTTTAAATTAGGGGAACTGGAGGGCACAAAAATGGGGGAAGGGCGCACTATTTACAAATCacaatacatttttccatatcTTTTGAATTTTAAGGGGGCACCGGTTCCAAAAAAGGAGATGGGCCaattgcctcccccccccccttcctttggGCGACAAGGTATGCTGACTTCATACTAACGCACTATTCCTAATGAAATTAGCTGTTTACTTCAAGTAAAAGAAATGTGGTTAGTGCATCATAGTAACAAAATAGTCATGTTTCATCTCCTCCTGAAAATTATTCTCACAAGACCTGACCTTATAGTTGTCTGGGTAAGAGCTTCTTACAATAGTGTGTGCATATGTATTATCATTAACCAAGGCTCAGTACACAGCATGTCGCATGAAACTAGTGATATAGCCTTTTATATTGGTGAGCCTTATTCTTGTCTacattttgatttgtttcattACCATGGAATGATACTATGTTTTGCTACCTGAACGCCTGCCGAACTCGTTCACATACCTGTATTAAAGATGTTTACGTCATAATATGTAAAGATTCAGCGAGTTCCTTATTAGTATGCTCAGTttccaataaaaaatattagaagAGACAAGACTACAATGATGGTAAAACATTCGAAAAACTTATTTTTCAACAATTATTTCAATACAGGATATGGAGATTCCAGCAGAGCAAGGGACACACAGACACCACACACTCAACTCTCACAACCCATCCAGGAACAGGAGCCCCTTCAGTCTCAGCAAGAAACACAGATGATTCAAACAGGAGCAACGCAGCACGAAGTAGCAACAGTCCACCCAATCCCAGCACAAACCACTCAACAACACCAAGAGTTGTGATACCATTTGCAGTACCTGCGAATACACCTGAACAACCCTTACAAACACAAGGTCCACCTTTTCCACAACATAATACGTCAAGTCACATGTTTCGTCTGCCTCATGAGAACGATCCAAGAAGCTGTAATCATTATGTGTCCTGCCCCAGTGCCCCAAATCCGCATTACTACGCATCTAGCTCTGATAACCCTAGGTCAGATGATACTGTAAGGTTGGAAGCCGCTTACCAAGAACCGAATTCTGTGGAGATTTATAATCACGCATACGAAGGTACAACTGATGATGTACAGTCAAACATAATGCTGGAAAATGTCAATTCATACCACTGTATATCTAGCTCAATGGAAATAGGTAGTGGTAGAGCAACGAGTTATGAAGAGGCCTATCAAGTACCGTCTGCTGTCGTTGTAACTGATCATGATTATCAAGGTAAATCTGATGAACAGAAACAGTCAAAGGCAGTGCTTTCTGGAGGAATATCTATGGAATTCCGCCCTTTGCCACATAGACCATCATCTGCTAACTGCAACGAAGGGCCAACTCTGCCTCCTAGAAAATCCTCACGAGgtcaaaaacattttcttttgaaacaGAGAAACAGTAATATCgacaaagaaaacaataattttccCGGAGCTTGCTCAGTAGATTCAAAAGGATTACGCCACATACCCAAGAAACgtgaacaagaaaaaaaagagatcgaCAAAGATATGACCCCTTTCTACCATACTCTCGAAAAAGATGAACTAACAAGGAGCCTTGGGGAAGATAACCAAGGTCCAATCAGCACAAATTCACAGGGCAATACTATTCGTAGTAGGGTCCATGGCAACACCGACTTGATAAACACAGACAGAATGATTGACAATGTTCTTTATGTTCCCATGACATCTTGCCAAAAGAAATATTCACATTCTTAGGACTCAGGACAACTAATACTAACCATACCTACTGAGGAAACCAACTGAATATCACAAAGAACACCGTGTATTGTGCTTCCTGTTCTTAATCTCATGTGTAATGACCATAAAAGAGTCATTGCTTATCAATTGTCATTCCCTATTTGCTTCCAGACTTCTAGTGTAGAGGATTGTGAAGTGCAATGTTAAATAATTTCGAGAAACATATCATGAAATTCTAATATCAAAGCTTTCTTGAAATAGCTTCAGAAATTTGTGAACTGAATTCAATGGATGCTTTTAAAATTCTGCATCAGTGAAGTGTGTGAACAAATATAAGGAATGGTCCATGTTATGACGGTTTTATTTAATATCATTACTTGTGTGCTTTGCTATTACTAACTGTTGTGCCTTAAAATGAAGAGAGAGTTAAACAGTAATGACATTTCAGTTTGGTAACGTAATAACGTAATGTAATTACTATGTAATGTAATATGTAATTACTATGTAATACGTTATGTAATATCataacatttcttttatttccacatGGTACAAGTACATCAGCCAAAAGCTGTTTTTCAAAACGTCCTTGtataataaaaacacatttcatgtacatacaattaagaaatacaaaataatacaattcaATGTACCGTACAGGTAAAAACATCTACATTACAATAAAGAAATTATTCAAAAGGAAATGAAagcaaaacaaacaagaaaaagagtaaatgaatataaataaggACGTTCACACCGCTCATGTCCAATCTAAATCTGtcaaaacaatttatttttacatcattAGGTAGTTCATTCCAGATTCTGGCTCCCCTATATTGAAGACTCCTTTTCTCACAGTTGGTTTTCACTGGtggtaatttgatttttaaggaTGACGATCTTAGCATGAAGTTACTATCACTCGAACTGATTTGGTTACAAGTACTTTATTGCAGCATatctaaaattattttatacattgtatttctatattacattttaaaggggaatgcaATTTTGTATGTGTCATAAAATGTTTGGTAGCTTGTATGAAAGGCCTTTAACACACAGGTTTGTGATCAGTCGCGATTATGCAAATatcaaaaattacatttttaatcAGTAAGTTTCGAAACCGTAATAAATCCAACTGGATTAGAAAGTTCTTAAGTCATACCTGTTGACAAAAATACAACAATCAAATATGGAAGCTATAATCGACCAATCTAAATCCTAAAAATGGAGAAACTTATTTATAGTTCTTTATCTTTAAccaattatataatataaagtTATCTATCGTTTAACAGAATCATTGATGTGAAAAATTCTGGTTTCAGGCCCCAGCATTCAACTGCAACTGCCCTTCTGAATGATTCAAACGATTAGTTAGGAAGTAtgcagggttggcgatttttttttttttttttaattaaaaaaaatcttttttttttatttagatcagatttttttttatttaaatcagatttttttaattttttcgatttttaaaaagttccttcgaaaaaagggtaattatcccccccccccttactcttaccatgacatcaatattgatggcCATGTCTTGCCCCAATCCGTATTGCTAATGTTATACAATACTCTTATTTTACCCTATCTCAGTTACTGTAATATTGTTTGGGCAAATACTCATCCAACTAAACTCAAATGTTTATACCTCCTGCAAAAGAGGGTTGTCAGAATAATTACACTTTCTCATTATCAAGCCCATTCTAGCCCATTATTTAAACAACTTGATATATTAGATGTATACCAGTTAAATGACTATATGTGTGCAATTCTCATATTTAAGCATGTAAACACTGAACTTCCTAAGTACATATCGGATATGTTTGTAAAGAACAGTTTAATTCATTCTTACAATACTAGAAACAGGAATCAATACCACAGATGGAATCTGAATACAGAATTTGCTTTTTATTCATGTAGGCACCATGCTCCTACAATCTGGAATTCACTCCCTACATGTATAacctcaatttcattttataacagATTTAAACACAATCTAAAGCTATATTTGATCAAACGTGACTCTCGTTGAATTCTAAAGGATTTTTTGGTCTCCTTTTtactttcaccccccccccctgctttcCATTTTCTCCTTCCCTTTTCATGTATGTTTGTTCTGGGTTTGTTTTGGTACAAGACGcgattcatttttatttactgaGTATTCACTGAATTTGTTCTccgcttttattttattaattgatcAAATCTTATGTTATTAAGGGAACTGTCTTGACAAGACCTCTTTGGTCTTTTACAGCTATACCTAATTTCAATACTTTTTTCTATtcaatatgcatgtatataccattgaattactttattttatcttgaattgcattttttattatgtgttgttaaatgttttttatattggaattgaataaagttgaactgaattgaattgaattaaatgttatacatttcacccctaattttgtgcttaaccacatattttgtaattaaaatccagtaaaaatggacaattaaaaataaatttgaggaatcatgtatctgaacttaattctatcatacataggcctatgaaggaatattccatagggaattcccagtgagtagagaaaattcccctctgggatttttcattcaaatatttaaaaaaaatccaagagaaaaaatcccttatcaaaactgccaacaaaccctttgccactTACTAGtcttcatgtatattgtaagagaaataattcaaatcaatgatttttttcaattagtcacagctttacaatagtcaaagagagactacaactgtatatgtttaggatctttttagtttgataaaaagttcttctcttgctacagatatacatgcaaaactctcagtttttggagaacaatataagagatagcttagtcaaagggtgactatactacattatgttactgtgattttttacattaattgacaatttttattcccatattctctacaaaaaaatctgtttgatccatgaagtatgaaaaaaaaatctacttactttcaacttaaaggataaaaactgcaaaactgcttaaattacgtattacaaaaagaagtatttcattttaaatgagacacagcttacaactgccaatgattgtatctgaagtacctgcatcttaacatttaaatgcagtgtgaaatgtttattctgagttttgcaaattgttgttatagagctctttccattattacatgcagatacaaaacttccaatatttgtagcactgaacataaaatgggctgcagtgacttaaaaggtttacacgagaaagcttttctcaacagtcaaattatgactgtactacattatgtcaatgtgatttttataattatgttatttaaaacatcaaatgtatgataaatgtaacaatacgaaataagaggcatgttaaatatgttgattacatgcagttatcatttttttttattttacatgacagaagtagttatgtgtaggcgaaggatccaaactggaaaactgccaacaaacttttctcattgacttttatatattatatattttttttacaaactgctctctgaaaagtgtttggattatgtgaaaattttatgttaagaaagaaattgactaataataactgacaaagaatgtaaaatttcagaagaaaaaatcgacataatttacaaaaaaaatttgcacCTATTGACAGCATatatctgtagtttttaaggaattacctgatttttgtctcacctgcgaagcaaagtgggactataggcgccgcttttccgacggcggcggcgacggcggcggcggcgtcaacatcaaatcttaacctgaggttaagtttttgaaatgacatcataacttagaaagtatatggacctagttcatgaaacttggccataaggttaatcaagtattactgaaca carries:
- the LOC121406499 gene encoding uncharacterized protein LOC121406499, with the translated sequence MLFVSSCLFESRHSIFVYHIYPYNCPYHVLNVRPEECKFERIWRFQQSKGHTDTTHSTLTTHPGTGAPSVSARNTDDSNRSNAARSSNSPPNPSTNHSTTPRVVIPFAVPANTPEQPLQTQGPPFPQHNTSSHMFRLPHENDPRSCNHYVSCPSAPNPHYYASSSDNPRSDDTVRLEAAYQEPNSVEIYNHAYEGTTDDVQSNIMLENVNSYHCISSSMEIGSGRATSYEEAYQVPSAVVVTDHDYQGKSDEQKQSKAVLSGGISMEFRPLPHRPSSANCNEGPTLPPRKSSRGQKHFLLKQRNSNIDKENNNFPGACSVDSKGLRHIPKKREQEKKEIDKDMTPFYHTLEKDELTRSLGEDNQGPISTNSQGNTIRSRVHGNTDLINTDRMIDNVLYVPMTSCQKKYSHS